The following proteins are encoded in a genomic region of Salminus brasiliensis chromosome 17, fSalBra1.hap2, whole genome shotgun sequence:
- the ist1 gene encoding IST1 homolog has translation MLGGGFKAERLRVNLRLVINRLKLLEKKKTELAQKARKEIADYLSAGKDERARIRVEHIIREDYLVEAMEILELYCDLLLARFGLIQSMKELDPGLQEAVSTLIWAAPRLQSEVSELKIVSDQLCAKYSKEYGKLCRTNQIGTVNDRLMHKLSVEAPPKILVERYLIEIAKNYNVPYEPDAMVRPEVCQGEEADLIDVDSDFKKPGGGGGGGGGFTAPAAAMPMPMPMPMPMPMPSAFNYPPPKGAEPFNGPVGTYDGFSNFQPPVRGGQPPQLPSCPPTYESIDELAVHPSDSPQVIPGPGPSSQIYDNNALPELPSVPDTLPASSLGGNTTASDDIDFDDLSRRFEELKKKT, from the exons ATGCTTGGTGGTGGATTCAAAGCAGAGAGGCTGCGGGTCAATCTCAGACTCGTCATAAATCGTCTGAAACTCCttgagaagaagaaaa CTGAATTGGCCCAGAAGGCACGTAAGGAGATTGCTGACTACTTGTCCGCTGGGAAAGATGAGCGAGCACGGATCAGAGTGGAGCATATCATCAGAGAAGACTATCTGGTGGAGGCAATGGAGATCCTGGAGCTATACTGTGATCTGCTGCTGGCCCGTTTTGGCCTAATCCAGTCCATGAA AGAACTTGACCCTGGCCTTCAGGAGGCCGTGTCCACCCTCATCTGGGCTGCTCCACGACTGCAGTCAGAAGTCTCAGAACTGAAAATT GTTTCAGACCAGCTGTGTGCCAAATACAGCAAGGAGTACGGCAAGCTTTGTAGGACAAACCAAATTGGGACAGTCAATGACCGA CTCATGCACAAACTGAGTGTGGAGGCCCCACCTAAAATCCTGGTGGAGCGTTACCTCATTGAGATTGCAAAAAACTACAATGTTCCTTATGAACCTGACGCCATGGTTCGG CCAGAAGTCTGCCAAGGGGAGGAGGCCGACCTCATAGATGTGGACAGTGACTTCAAGAAGcctggtggtggaggtggaggtggcgGAGGCTTcactgctcctgctgctgctatGCCCATGCCCATGCCTATGCCTATGCCTATGCCGATGCCTTCAGCCTTTAACTACCCACCACCCAAAGGAGCC GAGCCCTTTAATGGTCCAGTTGGCACCTATGATGGCTTTAGCAACTTCCAGCCTCCGGTGAGAGGAGGGCAGCCCCCGCAGCTTCCCAGCTGCCCGCCCACCTACGAGTCT ATTGATGAGTTggctgtccatccatctgatTCTCCCCAGGTTATCCCAG GCCCTGGCCCATCTTCCCAGATCTACGATAACAACGCACTTCCCGAGCTGCCCTCTGTTCCTGACACGCTCCCTGCCTCCTCCTTGGGTGGGAACACCACCGCTTCGGACGACATTGACTTTGACGACCTGTCACGACGCtttgaggagctgaagaagaagACCTAA